TCGATTACCACGAGCATCACCGCAATAATCCCTTTTCTGTGGCGAGTAATTTCATCACGGCACTTTATGAGGATTCGGACAGGAAGATATGGGTGGGAAATTATAAAGGCGGACTGAGCATTTACGACAGGCCAGGCAAGCGATTTCTCAACCTGAACCGTGATCCCGAGGTAGCCAGAATCATCCCTTCGAATATCCACACGCTGCTTGACGACCGGAAAGGTTATATCTGGATAGGCACCTCTGAGGGACTGCTCCGGTACGGCAAATCGACGCATTCATATATCGGCTACAAAAACGAGCCGGCAGACGGTAAAAGCATTAGCAACAGCAGTGTACAAACCCTGTACATGGACCGCAGCAGGAAGCTCTGGATCGGTACTGAGGGCGGCGGTTTAAATGTATTGAACGAGCAGTCAGACACATTCAGCCACTTTGTCCACGACGCGAAAAATCCAAAAACAATCAGCAATAATCTGGTCAATTGCATTTATGAAGATACCAGAGGAAATCTGTGGATCGGGACTAACGGGGGACTGAATCTGTTTGATCGAAAGAACTTGATTTTCACCAGCTACCGTCAGAAAGACGGATTACCGAGCGACCTGATCTGGGGAATCCTGGAAGACGGTCATGGAATGCTGTGGATCAGTACCAACAACGGATTGTCGAGATTTGACCCGGCGGCGAAATCTTTCCGCAACTTCGATATCAGCGACGGATTGCAGGGGACTTCGTTCAACAGAATGGCTGCTTATAAAGATAAGAGCGGCCAGATGTTTTTTGGCGGTCAAAACGGACTTAACATTTTTCACCCCGACAGCATCCGCTACAATAATTTTATCCCGCCCGTATATATTACCGACTTTCAGATTTTCAATGAATCAGTACAAGTCGGCGGTGGATCGCCACTCAAAAAACACATTACCGAAACACAGGAGATCACCGTTTCTTATCAGGATCTGATGCTTTCATTTGAGTTTTCGGCACTAAACTATACCCTTTCCCGCAAAAACAAATACGCCTACAAGCTCGAAGGCTTCGATCAAAACTGGATATACTCGGGCACAAACAGGAAGGCAACCTATACGAACCTTGATCCGGGCGAATACCGCTTCCGGGTAAAGGCAGCAAACAATGACGGCATCTGGAATGAAACAGGTACCTCGGTCCTGCTGCGGATCGTCCCTCCTTTCTGGCAAACCTGGTGGTTCAGAGGGCTGGTATTACTCGTGGTATTGGCGGCTGTTTATCTGCTTTACCGAACCAGGATCAGGGTAATACAAAGTCAGAAACAGGTTTTACAGCGTAAAGTTTTTCAGCGCACCAAGGAAGTTATCCGACAGAAACAGGCGCTTGAAGAACAGGCCGCCGATTTGCAAAAACTCAACGACGACCTTCATCAAAAACATATCCTTGAACAACAGGCACGCGAGGATGCGGAGAAGGCGAACCAGGCGAAAAGTGTTTTTCTGGCAACGATGAGCCACGAGATCCGCACACCTATGAACGGTATTCTGGGCATGGCGCTCCTGCTTTCACAAACTGAAATGAGCGAGGACCAGGCGGAATATACAGAAACAATTATCAGCTGCGGGGACGGACTGCTGACTGTAATCAATGATATCCTCGATTTTTCAAAAATAGAATCGGGCAATATGGAGCTGGAAAGCAAGTCTTTTGACCTGCTCGAATGTATCGAAGAGGTGCTGGACATATTCGCCGGAAAAGCTGCCGATCTGGGACTTGATCTGGTATATCAGATAGACCCTGATATTCCACCGCAAATAACAGGCGACAGTCTCAGGCTGAAACAAATTCTGATCAATCTGGTTAGCAATGCGATCAAGTTCACACATGAAGGTGAGATTCTGGTGCAGGTAAAACAGCAAAAACTGAATGGTCAGAAGGATGTCGAGCTGATGTTTCAGGTACAGGACACGGGTATCGGTATCGCAGCCGATAAGCTGAACCTGCTTTTCAAGGCTTTTTCACAAATAGATTCTTCACACAGCCGGAAGTATGGAGGTACCGGGCTCGGTCTGGTAATCAGTCAGCGTTTGGTGGAGCTGATGGGCGGCAGCATTCATGCAGAGAGTGAACCGGGGAAAGGTACCAGCTTTTATTTTAGCATTAAAACTCAGGCAAGCAAAAACCAACCCGAGCGAACAGTCACGGTAACAGGCTCGGAAATCGACGGAAAACAGGTGCTGATCGTTGACGATAATAAGACAAATCTGCGAATAGTAGAATCGCAGCTGAAATACTGGAAGCTATCGCCTGTACTGGCGTCGTCGGGGGCAGAGGCGCTTGCTATTCTAAATTCGGAGCATAAAATAGAACTGGTGATTACCGATCAGCATATGCCCGAAATGACCGGTGTGCAGTTAGCGACCAAAATAAAAGAGAATTTTGGTGAAATACCTGTTGTGCTTCTCACTTCCGTAGGCGATGAAACCAGAAAAAATTACCCCGGCATCTTCTCCTCGATCCTGACCAAACCGGTTAAGCATCAGAAGCTTGGCGAAGTTATTAAAAACCAGCTTTCCCGGCAGATAGTAACAACTGAGCGCAAAGTAAATTCCGAGAAGAACCTGCTCTCGGGCGAATTCGCCGAGGCTTTCCCACTCAAAATCCTGATTGCGGAGGACAATGCCATTAATGAAAAGTTATTTGTCAAGGTTCTATCTAAAATGGGTTATGCGCCCAATGTGGCCCGAAATGGCAAAGAGGCACTTGATGAGGCTCGAAGATTCAGCTACGACCTCATTTTTATGGATGTTCAAATGCCCGAAATGGACGGACTCGAGGCTACCGGACGCATCCGGGAACTTCCTGGCACCCAACCGGTCATTATCGCCATGACAGCTAATGCGATGCAGGAGGATAGGGAAATTTGCATTGCCGCGGGAATGGACGATTACCTGGCCAAACCACTGCGGTATGAGGAAATAAAGTCTGCACTTGAGAGGGTGTACCACCTTCGGACTACGGCTGCGAACAATAGCAGATCAGCGTAATTTCAATATCATCATAATCAACTCTTAATCAAACATTTGTTTCAATAAAAAAATGAACGGGGCGAAAGCGCCTGGCCGCTGCATTTGAGAAAATCCTTTTCTGCAGGCATGATTTTGATTGCTAGTAATGCCATTCAACAAAGTGGAAAACTAAAAAATCGGATCGATGAGCAACAAGGACGGAAGAAAACGGGTGGTAATCACCAATGTCGGCCCCCAAGTTGAAGAAGGCAAATTTCCGGCGAAAAGAGCCATCGGTGAAAGTATCGTTTTTTCTGCGGATGTTTTCGGGGATGGCCATGATGCTGTGGCCGCCAGTGTCATTTTCAAGCACGAATCTGACCAGCTTTGGGAGCAGATTCCCATGTATTATACACTAAACGACCGCTGGGAGGCCAGCTGGTTTCCGGAAAAGACCGGTTTCTACGAGTACCGTTTCACCGGCTGGATCGATCATTTTACAACCTGGAAAAAAGGACTGGTCAAAAAATTCGACGCCCGACAGGATATTGCCGTTGAACTGAAAATAGGTGCTGAAATTTTACAGGAAGCGGCGAAGCTTGCAAGCGGCGAGTATGCTGCCGGTTTTGAGCGATGGGCCGAACTGTTCAATACATCGCCCGACCACCAGGCGGCGGTTAACCTGGCAACAGGAGACGAGATAGCCAGGGCAATCTCCACTATTCGTTACACCGACCGTATTACTGTTTACGAGCAAACCTTCCTATTAGAAGTAGAGCGCAAAAAAGCAGCATTCAGCAGCTGGTATGAGCTTTTTCCAAGATCTGCATCCAATCAGCCCGGCCGGCACGGTACATTCAGAGATGTGATCAACCTCCTTCCGAAGGTTGCCAAAATGGGTTTCGACACCTTATACTTCCCTCCTATTCATCCGATCGGTGAAATGAAAAGGAAGGGCAAAAACAATTCGCTCGTTCCATCAGCCACTGACCCGGGTTCTCCCTGGGCAATCGGAAACAGGCTCGGCGGTCACAAAGCAGTACACCCGGAATTGGGTACGCTGGAAGATTTTGTCGAGCTGGTAGAGCAGGCTAAAAAGCTGGATATTGAAGTTGCAATGGATATTGCCTACCAATGTGCGCCTGATCATCCGTATGTGAGAGAACACCCGCAGTGGTTCAAATGGCGCCCGGACGGAACGGTGCAATATGCCGAGAATCCGCCCAAACGCTATGAAGATATTCTGCCATTTGATTTTGAAACCCAGGATTGGGAAAATCTGTGGATCGAGCTGAAAAGCGTCATTGACTTTTGGATCGAAAAAGGCGTGCATGTTTTTCGCATTGATAACCCGCATACCAAAGCTTTCGGTTTCTGGCAGTGGCTGATTAGCGAGGTCAGAAAAACCAACCCGCAGGTACTGTTTCTCGCCGAAGCATTTACCAGGCCGCGGGTAATGGAACGACTGGGCAAGATCGGTTTCAATCAATCCTACACCTACTTCACCTGGCGAAACAGTAAATGGGAGCTGGAACAATATATGTATGAGCTGACCAAAACGGATCAGCAATATTATTTCCGCCCAAACTTCTGGCCGAATACACCCGATATACTGCCGCACCATTTGGTGGAAGGAGGCGAAAATGCGCATATCACACGGTTTATCCTGGCCGCCACCTTGTCTTCCAATTACGGATTATACGGGCCGGTTTACGAATATGGGGTTAACACGCCGCATCCTGGGAAAGAAGAATACACTGATAATGAGAAATATGAGATAAAGCAATGGGATTGGAACCGGTACAGCCGCACACGTGAAATTATCACCAGGGTTAATGCGATCAGAAAGGAGAATACGGCGCTCCAGACAACATGGAATATCAGTTTTGCAGAAACCAATAATGATATGGTGATCTGTTACATGAAGTTTGATCCCGCCGAAAACAATGCGCTGCTTATCGCCGTCAATCTGGATTACTTCAATACGCAGGGCGCCCATATTAAAGTCCCGCTGCACCTGTTAGGCATTCATTATGATCAGACTTACCGCGTGAGCGACATGCTTAGTGGAGAAAAATACTACTGGCAGGGCGAATACAATTATGTGCAAATGAACCCGTACGAAATGCCGGCACACATTTTCAAAATAGAAACACTCAACTAAGATACCATGGAATATAAGAACGAATTGCTTGACAAAAATTTGCATTGGTACAAGGATGCAATTATATATGAACTGCACATTAAAGCTTTTAAAGACGGAAACTGTGACGGGATCGGTGATTTTAAAGGCTTGATGGAGCAGCTGGATTATCTTCAGGACCTCGGAGTGACGGCGATCTGGCTTCTGCCATTTTACCCTTCTCCCCTGCGCGACGACGGCTACGATATCGCTGACTACTACACGATCAACCCCTCCTATGGAGATATTGCCGAATTCAAAGCATTTCTCAAAGAAGCGCATAAACGCGGGTTGAAAGTAATTACAGAGCTGGTTATCAATCATACTTCCGACCAGCACCCCTGGTTTCAGCGCGCACGTAAAGCGCCGAAAGGCTCTGCGCACCGCAATTTCTATGTCTGGACCGACGATCCGAAGCAGTTCAAAGATGCGAGGATCATTTTCCAGGATTACGAGAAATCTAACTGGACCTGGGACAGTGAGGCCGAACAATACTACTGGCACCGCTTTTTCCACCACCAGCCCGACCTGAACTACGACAATCCACAGGTACAGGATGAAATTTTCAAAATCATCAACTTCTGGTGTAAAATGGGCGTGGACGGTTTCAGGCTCGATGCTGTTCCCTATCTTTTTGAAAGGGACGGTACCAACTGCGAGAACCTTCCGGAGACGCATGCGTATTTGAAAAAACTCAGAAAATACGTCGACCAGCGCTATCCGGGCACTCTACTATTGGCAGAAGCCAATATGTGGCCGGAAGATTCGGCTGCTTATTTTGGGGATGGTGACGAATGTCAGATGAACTACCATTTTCCGATCATGCCGCGAATGTTTATGTCGCTCCAAATGGAAGACAGGTATCCGCTGACGGATATTTTTGACCAGACTCCTGCTATTCCGGAAAACTGTCAGTGGGGGATATTCTTGAGAAACCACGATGAGCTTACCCTCGAAATGGTCACTGACGAGGAGCGTGATTACATGTATAAGGTATATGTAAAAGACCCCAAAGCGCGTATTAACCTGGGTATCAGGCACCGGCTCGCGCCATTAATGGAAAACAACAGAAAGAAGATCGAGCTGCTCAATTCGCTGCTGTTTACTTTTCCTGGTACCCCGATTATCTATTACGGGGATGAAATCGGGATGGGTGATAATTTTTACCTAGGCGACCGTGACGGGGTAAGAACGCCGATGCAATGGAACCCGGACCGCAACGCGGGATTTTCGCAGGCCAATCCGCAGCGGTTATATCTGCCTTTGATCCTTGACCCGCAGTATCATTATGAGTCTGTCAATGTAGAATTGCAGTCGAGGAATTCGTCATCGCTGCTTTGGTGGATGAAGCGGGCTATTAATACCCGAAAAAAATATAAAGCTTTCAGCCGCGGGGATATTCATTTCCTGAACTCAGAAAATTCAAAGGTACTGGCATTTACACGGACATTTAAGGATGAAACCATGCTGGTAATCGCTAACCTTTCGCGTTTTCCGCAGCCTGTTGAACTCGATCTGGACCAGTACAAGGGTTTTCAGCCCGTGGAAATTTACAGCAAGAACAAGTTTCCGTCTGTGAAAGACAATACCCCTTACTTCTTCACGCTGGAAGCTTATGCCTGCCAATGTTTTGTTTTAGAAAAGACACATCCCGAGATTGACGAAAATCAGGAACTACCGCTTTTGAAACTTGATAAGTGGAAAGATCTGCTCGACGCCGAGGTAATAGAGAACCTTGAAAATAAATTCCTGCCTGCTTATCTGATGAAAATGAGGTGGTTTGGGGGAAAAGGAAAGGGGCTCGACAGTATCAAAGTCGTTTCCCATGCAACTATCCCGCTGGGCGACAATCCTCCGGCTTATATCTTTCTTCTGGAAGCTTCCTATCAGAATGACCTGCCGGAAATGTATCAGTTGCCACTGGGATTCGGCAAAGAACCATTTTCATATAAAGTAAAAGAAAATTGCCCCCAGGCTGTCGTCGCCCGCATTAAAATCAAAGGCGAAGAAGAAGGTGTTTTGTTCGACGCGATATACGGCCTGGAAATGCAGCAGGCCTTGATCCTCAATATGGGCGGCAACGAAAAGCTGAATGCCAAAGACAGTGAAATCCATTTTACCGGTAACAAGGAACTGGAAGCGCATGTCAGGGAAACCGATAAAATCAGGCCGCGGGTACTTTCGGGTGAGCAAAGCAATACCTCTATTACTTACGACGGGAAATACTTTTTCAAATTGTACCGTAAGGTTGACAGGGCTATCAATCCTGACATGGAAATCACGCACTATCTCACCCACAAAGCGCAGTTCAAAAACATTCCCGCATTTGTAGGAGCGGTTGAATGGAAGTACAAAAAGGATTCCATGGTGCTCGGTATGATGCAGGAGATGGTCAGCAATAGTACTGACGCCTGGGCGAATATGCTCGACAGGCTGGATAGTTTTAATGAAAAGATCCTTTCCGGAAGCGTAATTGAGCTGCCTGAGCTCAGAGGAACATTGACAGAACCTGTTGCTTATGAGGATATTCCGGAAGAAATCCGTGATCTGCTGGAAGTGACTGTTGCCGAGCAAGTTGCCTTGCTGGGCACCCGTACTGGCGAAATGCACCTGGCACTTGCTTCGGAAAAAGATTCTGCTGACTTCAAGCCGGAAGAATTTTCACTCCACTACCAACGGTCGGTTTATTCATCGCTGCAATCTTTGGTAAGGGTTGCTTTCCAAAGCCTGAACCGGAACATGAAAAAGTTGACACCGGAAGTGAAGCAGGAAGCAGATGAGGTGATCCAAATGAAAGATGAGATTTTGGCAGAACTTAAGAAAGTGTATTCGCATAAAATTGATACATCCAAGATCCGCATTCATGGTGACTACCATTTGGGACAGGTGCTTTTTACAGGTAAGGACTTCATCATTCTTGATTTTGAGGGCGAACCTGCCAGAAGTTATAGCGAGCGACGTCTGAAACGCTCGGCGCTCCGCGACGTTGCGGGAATGTTGAGATCTTTCCACTATGCGGCTTATGGTAGTCTTTATCTTGACAACCAGATCAGGGAGGAGGATATCGGAAAACTCTTGCCTTATGTGGAGCAATGGTATCATTATATGAGCGGTATTTTCATGAAGGCTTACCTGGACACGGTCAACGACAACCCGATCATCCCGCAGAAAAAAGAAGATCTGGAAATCCTGATTCAGACTTTCCTGCTCCAAAAAGCGATTTATGAACTCAATTATGAGGTAAATAACCGCCCGTCTTGGGTTACGGTGCCGTTGAGGGGAATTAAATCTATTTTAAAAAAGAATGAAGCTGTGACCGCTTAAACAGGCTATTATGACCGATTTGCAAAATAATTCGTTTGCCAGACTATCCGACTTCGACATTGACTTGTTCCGGGCGGGTACACACTATCATGTTTATAACAAGCTGGGATCACATGTAACCGAAGTGGATGGACAGCATGGCACTTATTTTTCGGTATGGGCACCGAATGCGAAGGATGTGTCGGTAATCGGCAATTTCAATAGCTGGGATCGGACGGGAAATCCACTCATGCTCCGTCGCGATGGATCGGGAGTCTGGGAAGGTTTCGTCCCTCAAATTGGTCGGGGAGAATACTATAAATACTTTATCACTTCCCACTCCGGTTATCAGGTTGAAAAGGGTGATCCGTACGCTGTTTACTGGGAAACACCCCCGCGCACCGCGTCCGTCGTGTGGGACCTGCA
This Dyadobacter sp. UC 10 DNA region includes the following protein-coding sequences:
- the treS gene encoding maltose alpha-D-glucosyltransferase produces the protein MEYKNELLDKNLHWYKDAIIYELHIKAFKDGNCDGIGDFKGLMEQLDYLQDLGVTAIWLLPFYPSPLRDDGYDIADYYTINPSYGDIAEFKAFLKEAHKRGLKVITELVINHTSDQHPWFQRARKAPKGSAHRNFYVWTDDPKQFKDARIIFQDYEKSNWTWDSEAEQYYWHRFFHHQPDLNYDNPQVQDEIFKIINFWCKMGVDGFRLDAVPYLFERDGTNCENLPETHAYLKKLRKYVDQRYPGTLLLAEANMWPEDSAAYFGDGDECQMNYHFPIMPRMFMSLQMEDRYPLTDIFDQTPAIPENCQWGIFLRNHDELTLEMVTDEERDYMYKVYVKDPKARINLGIRHRLAPLMENNRKKIELLNSLLFTFPGTPIIYYGDEIGMGDNFYLGDRDGVRTPMQWNPDRNAGFSQANPQRLYLPLILDPQYHYESVNVELQSRNSSSLLWWMKRAINTRKKYKAFSRGDIHFLNSENSKVLAFTRTFKDETMLVIANLSRFPQPVELDLDQYKGFQPVEIYSKNKFPSVKDNTPYFFTLEAYACQCFVLEKTHPEIDENQELPLLKLDKWKDLLDAEVIENLENKFLPAYLMKMRWFGGKGKGLDSIKVVSHATIPLGDNPPAYIFLLEASYQNDLPEMYQLPLGFGKEPFSYKVKENCPQAVVARIKIKGEEEGVLFDAIYGLEMQQALILNMGGNEKLNAKDSEIHFTGNKELEAHVRETDKIRPRVLSGEQSNTSITYDGKYFFKLYRKVDRAINPDMEITHYLTHKAQFKNIPAFVGAVEWKYKKDSMVLGMMQEMVSNSTDAWANMLDRLDSFNEKILSGSVIELPELRGTLTEPVAYEDIPEEIRDLLEVTVAEQVALLGTRTGEMHLALASEKDSADFKPEEFSLHYQRSVYSSLQSLVRVAFQSLNRNMKKLTPEVKQEADEVIQMKDEILAELKKVYSHKIDTSKIRIHGDYHLGQVLFTGKDFIILDFEGEPARSYSERRLKRSALRDVAGMLRSFHYAAYGSLYLDNQIREEDIGKLLPYVEQWYHYMSGIFMKAYLDTVNDNPIIPQKKEDLEILIQTFLLQKAIYELNYEVNNRPSWVTVPLRGIKSILKKNEAVTA
- a CDS encoding alpha-1,4-glucan--maltose-1-phosphate maltosyltransferase, which encodes MSNKDGRKRVVITNVGPQVEEGKFPAKRAIGESIVFSADVFGDGHDAVAASVIFKHESDQLWEQIPMYYTLNDRWEASWFPEKTGFYEYRFTGWIDHFTTWKKGLVKKFDARQDIAVELKIGAEILQEAAKLASGEYAAGFERWAELFNTSPDHQAAVNLATGDEIARAISTIRYTDRITVYEQTFLLEVERKKAAFSSWYELFPRSASNQPGRHGTFRDVINLLPKVAKMGFDTLYFPPIHPIGEMKRKGKNNSLVPSATDPGSPWAIGNRLGGHKAVHPELGTLEDFVELVEQAKKLDIEVAMDIAYQCAPDHPYVREHPQWFKWRPDGTVQYAENPPKRYEDILPFDFETQDWENLWIELKSVIDFWIEKGVHVFRIDNPHTKAFGFWQWLISEVRKTNPQVLFLAEAFTRPRVMERLGKIGFNQSYTYFTWRNSKWELEQYMYELTKTDQQYYFRPNFWPNTPDILPHHLVEGGENAHITRFILAATLSSNYGLYGPVYEYGVNTPHPGKEEYTDNEKYEIKQWDWNRYSRTREIITRVNAIRKENTALQTTWNISFAETNNDMVICYMKFDPAENNALLIAVNLDYFNTQGAHIKVPLHLLGIHYDQTYRVSDMLSGEKYYWQGEYNYVQMNPYEMPAHIFKIETLN
- a CDS encoding hybrid sensor histidine kinase/response regulator: MKIPLRWCLALTLFLHSASAQTMQRTFRYLTTNQGLSQNNVTDILMDRRGFMWFGTQDGLNRFDGYKFTVYRQDPHNQASIAESYVTDLFEDSRGRLWIGTQDGGLSMYNTETDRFTNYRHDPQKRTSISSNKITSIIENADGNLWIGTAGGGLNFFDSKRKTFKSYRNDPGNVSSISDNFIKDLLIDQRGTMWVATRSNGLARFNPGSGTFSRFTHDPVNAKSLSKNETNSVFEDRHKNLWIATEGGGLNLMDRQTQTFKAFRNNPDDPGSISHNDILSFAEDKSGRLWIGTRNGGINILEKDGRFTRHEFSKLEPGGINNGSIYSIFCDHVGTMWVGTFSGGVNVLDFEPLKFNRFRSSTIASRGLSHDNVLSILQDYEGKTWLGTDGGGINVLDSNTGSFDYHEHHRNNPFSVASNFITALYEDSDRKIWVGNYKGGLSIYDRPGKRFLNLNRDPEVARIIPSNIHTLLDDRKGYIWIGTSEGLLRYGKSTHSYIGYKNEPADGKSISNSSVQTLYMDRSRKLWIGTEGGGLNVLNEQSDTFSHFVHDAKNPKTISNNLVNCIYEDTRGNLWIGTNGGLNLFDRKNLIFTSYRQKDGLPSDLIWGILEDGHGMLWISTNNGLSRFDPAAKSFRNFDISDGLQGTSFNRMAAYKDKSGQMFFGGQNGLNIFHPDSIRYNNFIPPVYITDFQIFNESVQVGGGSPLKKHITETQEITVSYQDLMLSFEFSALNYTLSRKNKYAYKLEGFDQNWIYSGTNRKATYTNLDPGEYRFRVKAANNDGIWNETGTSVLLRIVPPFWQTWWFRGLVLLVVLAAVYLLYRTRIRVIQSQKQVLQRKVFQRTKEVIRQKQALEEQAADLQKLNDDLHQKHILEQQAREDAEKANQAKSVFLATMSHEIRTPMNGILGMALLLSQTEMSEDQAEYTETIISCGDGLLTVINDILDFSKIESGNMELESKSFDLLECIEEVLDIFAGKAADLGLDLVYQIDPDIPPQITGDSLRLKQILINLVSNAIKFTHEGEILVQVKQQKLNGQKDVELMFQVQDTGIGIAADKLNLLFKAFSQIDSSHSRKYGGTGLGLVISQRLVELMGGSIHAESEPGKGTSFYFSIKTQASKNQPERTVTVTGSEIDGKQVLIVDDNKTNLRIVESQLKYWKLSPVLASSGAEALAILNSEHKIELVITDQHMPEMTGVQLATKIKENFGEIPVVLLTSVGDETRKNYPGIFSSILTKPVKHQKLGEVIKNQLSRQIVTTERKVNSEKNLLSGEFAEAFPLKILIAEDNAINEKLFVKVLSKMGYAPNVARNGKEALDEARRFSYDLIFMDVQMPEMDGLEATGRIRELPGTQPVIIAMTANAMQEDREICIAAGMDDYLAKPLRYEEIKSALERVYHLRTTAANNSRSA